In Eubalaena glacialis isolate mEubGla1 chromosome 3, mEubGla1.1.hap2.+ XY, whole genome shotgun sequence, the following are encoded in one genomic region:
- the DENND2C gene encoding DENN domain-containing protein 2C isoform X2, with the protein MHPTGNMDVGFSRSAARTLSRSHCKNIKQKISQWEGRTNGKSNPDKCDPKDFGVRYNNCNQEILLKRNPVAEGKSKKLDVTNSQNVDQGINEDAKSHNQSEDESEKREYDDTHFFKNESESNWVCSRAKQIESRKEVLDPETSLPPGNFYTSQILWKKIEALPPDKVLNLALEHCDSSEKELNFRGLDSSYGVTKSLESIYSEPEGQECGPSINPLPKPRRTFRYLSESGVMPCKERNCDRKYCENNSCTESSLASSQEPEPKKYGRKIRGRSKRKSFEFEDIQHFRNQNSRKIHEELRRNSGSALYYTQSEDNIYEDIIYPTKENPYEDIPVQPLPMWRSPSTWKLPPPKSAFKAPKLPSKPQFLHRKTMELKSSQVYLRSKLTKDTTLPVTLTEWKLFRAGEVANRKRKNLPRLVLKIDDIFESKRGKKRVKLHLYTGKDVPPFKGETSGYESDAEYLPKSRYKRIAQLQQSSKRNPHYQTLERDLIEFQEQQLFELFVVVSLQKKPSEISYIPQVIQQFPSTGDHGIKQSRDTEERLKVIPKFCFPDSKDWVPTSELKSETFSFVLTGEDGSRWFGYCKKLLPEGKGKRLPEVYCMVSRLGCFNLFSKILDEVEKRREMSPALVYPFMRSVMEAPFPAPGCTITVKSYLPGAGDESIELCRPLDSRLEHVDFECLFKCLSVCHLIRVCASLLLERRIIFVANSLSTLSKCGHAVVATLYPFTWQHTYIPVLPASMIDIVCSPTPFLIGILSCSLPQLQDLPIEEVLIVDLCADKFLQEVSDEDEILPPKLQAALIQILEERNEILAQEQKFLQDVTLNSLVSEAFVRFFVELVGHYSLSMTVTEHGERVFQREPFRKSHTSRSVRHFLDLFMETQMFAGFIQDRELRKSGVKGLFEVRALQYLETIPESEPSGVNRILRSLGSKMKFLQKK; encoded by the exons ATGCACCCAACTGGGAACATGGATGTTGGTTTTTCTCGTTCTGCTGCTCGTACACTgtcaagaagccactgcaaaaacatcaaacaaaaaaTTTCTCAGTGGGAAGGAAGAACTAATGGTAAATCTAATCCAGATAAGTGCGATCCAAAGGACTTTGGAGTGAGATATAATAACTGTAATCAAGAGATTCTTCTTAAGAGAAATCCTGTTGCTGAGGGAAAGAGCAAAAAGCTGGATGTCACCAACTCTCAAAATGTTGATCAAGGTATTAATGAAGATGCCAAAAGCCACAATCAAAGTGAGGATGAAAGTGAGAAACGTGAATATGATGATACacacttctttaaaaatgaatcagAATCCAACTGGGTATGTTCTCGGGCCAAACAAATCGAAAGCCGGAAAGAAGTTTTGGATCCAGAGACTTCATTACCTCCAGGAAATTTCTATACCTCACAGATATTGTGGAAGAAAATAGAAGCACTTCCCCCAGATAAAGTCTTAAATTTAGCTTTAGAACATTGTGACTCTTCAGAAAAAGAACTGAATTTCAGAGGTCTGGATAGTTCATATGGAGTAACAAAGAGCTTAGAAAGCATTTACTCTGAACCTGAGGGACAAGAATGTGGACCTTCTATAAATCCTTTGCCAAAACCTCGTAGGACATTCAGATATTTATCTGAATCTGGTGTTATGCCatgtaaagaaagaaactgtGACAGAAAATACTGTGAAAATAATTCTTGTACAGAGTCCTCTTTAGCCTCTTCTCAGGAACCTGAACCAAAGAAATATGGCAGAAAAATCAGAGGGAGATCTAAAAG GAAATCCTTTGAATTTGAGGACATTCAGCACTTTCGAAATCAGAACTCCCGGAAGATTCATGAAGAACTTAGAAGAAATTCTGGCTCAGCACTTTATTACACACAGTCTGAGGACAATATCTATGAGGATATCATAT atCCCACCAAAGAAAATCCATATGAAGATATTCCAGTGCAGCCTTTGCCCATGTGGAGATCGCCTTCAACATGGAAGCTACCACCCCCTAAAAGTGCTTTCAAGGCACCCAAG CTTCCTTCCAAACCTCAGTTCCTTCACCGGAAGACTATGGAACTGAAGAGCTCACAAGTTTATTTACGGTCAAAGCTCACAAAGGATACCACGTTGCCTGTCACTTTAACTGAATGGAAGCTTTTCCGAGCTGGAGAAGTTgcaaacaggaaaaggaaaaatcttcCAAGG CTTGTATTGAAAATAGATGATATATTTGAATctaagagagggaagaagagggtaAAGTTACACCTTTACACTGGAAAAGATGTACCTCCCTTTAAAG GTGAAACCAGTGGGTACGAAAGTGATGCCGAATATCTGCCAAAGA GTCGCTACAAGCGCATAGCACAACTGCAGCAATCTTCCAAGAGGAATCCTCACTACCAGACCTTAGAGCGGGATCTAATTGAATTCCAGGAGCAGCAGCTATTTGAACTTTTTGTGGTGGTGTCTCTACAGAAGAAGCCATCAGAAATAAGCTACATTCCCCAGGTCATACAACAATTCCCTAGCACG gGTGATCATGGCATTAAGCAATCCAGAGACACTGAAGAGAGGCTCAAAGTTATCCCCaaattttgttttcctgattCAAAGGACTGGGTGCCGACCTCAGAACTCAAGAG tgaaacgTTCTCCTTTGTCTTAACTGGTGAAGATGGGAGCCGGTGGTTTGGTTACTGTAAGAAGCTCTTG cCAGAAGGCAAAGGAAAGCGACTCCCTGAGGTATACTGCATGGTCAGTCGCCTAGGCTGCTTCAACCTTTTTTCAAAG ATTCTGGATGAagtagagaagagaagagaaatgtcTCCAGCTTTGGTTTACCCATTTATGCGAAGTGTCATGGAAGCTCCTTTCCCAGCTCCTGGATGCACCATCACAGTAAAGAGCTACCTCCCTGGGGCTGGAGATGAG TCAATTGAACTGTGCCGACCACTGGACTCACGATTGGAACATGTTGATTTTGAATGTCTCTTTAAGTGCCTGAGTGTGTGCCATCTCATTCGGGTCTGTGCCTCTCTCCTTTTGGAGCGGAGGATAATCTTTGTTGCCAACAGCCTAAG CACCCTGTCAAAATGTGGCCATGCTGTGGTTGCCACACTGTATCCATTCACCTGGCAGCATACCTACATCCCAGTCCTGCCAGCATCTATGATCGACATTGTGTGCTCACCTACTCCATTCCTTATTGGAATCCTGTCTTGCTCCTTACCACAGCTCCAGGACCTACCCATTGAAGAG GTGCTGATAGTTGATCTCTGTGCAGACAAGTTCTTACAGGAG GTATCTGATGAAGATGAAATTCTACCACCTAAACTCCAAGCTGCCCTGATACAAATTTTGGAAGAACGAAATGAAATTTTGGCTCAGGAGCAGAAGTTTTTACAAG ATGTGACACTCAACTCTCTGGTGTCCGAAGCATTTGTCAGGTTTTTTGTTGAACTGGTGGGACATTATTCTTTGAGCATGACTGTCACTGAGCATGGGGAGCGTGTATTCCAAAGGGAGCCATTCCGTAAATCCCACACCTCCCGAAGTGTACGCCACTTCCTGGATCTCTTCATGGAAACTCAGATGTTTGCAGGATTCATCCAGGACCGAGAGCTTCGGAAAAGTGGGGTGAAAG
- the DENND2C gene encoding DENN domain-containing protein 2C isoform X1, whose product MHPTGNMDVGFSRSAARTLSRSHCKNIKQKISQWEGRTNGKSNPDKCDPKDFGVRYNNCNQEILLKRNPVAEGKSKKLDVTNSQNVDQGINEDAKSHNQSEDESEKREYDDTHFFKNESESNWVCSRAKQIESRKEVLDPETSLPPGNFYTSQILWKKIEALPPDKVLNLALEHCDSSEKELNFRGLDSSYGVTKSLESIYSEPEGQECGPSINPLPKPRRTFRYLSESGVMPCKERNCDRKYCENNSCTESSLASSQEPEPKKYGRKIRGRSKRKSFEFEDIQHFRNQNSRKIHEELRRNSGSALYYTQSEDNIYEDIIYPTKENPYEDIPVQPLPMWRSPSTWKLPPPKSAFKAPKLPSKPQFLHRKTMELKSSQVYLRSKLTKDTTLPVTLTEWKLFRAGEVANRKRKNLPRLVLKIDDIFESKRGKKRVKLHLYTGKDVPPFKGETSGYESDAEYLPKSRYKRIAQLQQSSKRNPHYQTLERDLIEFQEQQLFELFVVVSLQKKPSEISYIPQVIQQFPSTGDHGIKQSRDTEERLKVIPKFCFPDSKDWVPTSELKSETFSFVLTGEDGSRWFGYCKKLLPEGKGKRLPEVYCMVSRLGCFNLFSKILDEVEKRREMSPALVYPFMRSVMEAPFPAPGCTITVKSYLPGAGDESIELCRPLDSRLEHVDFECLFKCLSVCHLIRVCASLLLERRIIFVANSLSTLSKCGHAVVATLYPFTWQHTYIPVLPASMIDIVCSPTPFLIGILSCSLPQLQDLPIEEVLIVDLCADKFLQEVSDEDEILPPKLQAALIQILEERNEILAQEQKFLQEDVTLNSLVSEAFVRFFVELVGHYSLSMTVTEHGERVFQREPFRKSHTSRSVRHFLDLFMETQMFAGFIQDRELRKSGVKGLFEVRALQYLETIPESEPSGVNRILRSLGSKMKFLQKK is encoded by the exons ATGCACCCAACTGGGAACATGGATGTTGGTTTTTCTCGTTCTGCTGCTCGTACACTgtcaagaagccactgcaaaaacatcaaacaaaaaaTTTCTCAGTGGGAAGGAAGAACTAATGGTAAATCTAATCCAGATAAGTGCGATCCAAAGGACTTTGGAGTGAGATATAATAACTGTAATCAAGAGATTCTTCTTAAGAGAAATCCTGTTGCTGAGGGAAAGAGCAAAAAGCTGGATGTCACCAACTCTCAAAATGTTGATCAAGGTATTAATGAAGATGCCAAAAGCCACAATCAAAGTGAGGATGAAAGTGAGAAACGTGAATATGATGATACacacttctttaaaaatgaatcagAATCCAACTGGGTATGTTCTCGGGCCAAACAAATCGAAAGCCGGAAAGAAGTTTTGGATCCAGAGACTTCATTACCTCCAGGAAATTTCTATACCTCACAGATATTGTGGAAGAAAATAGAAGCACTTCCCCCAGATAAAGTCTTAAATTTAGCTTTAGAACATTGTGACTCTTCAGAAAAAGAACTGAATTTCAGAGGTCTGGATAGTTCATATGGAGTAACAAAGAGCTTAGAAAGCATTTACTCTGAACCTGAGGGACAAGAATGTGGACCTTCTATAAATCCTTTGCCAAAACCTCGTAGGACATTCAGATATTTATCTGAATCTGGTGTTATGCCatgtaaagaaagaaactgtGACAGAAAATACTGTGAAAATAATTCTTGTACAGAGTCCTCTTTAGCCTCTTCTCAGGAACCTGAACCAAAGAAATATGGCAGAAAAATCAGAGGGAGATCTAAAAG GAAATCCTTTGAATTTGAGGACATTCAGCACTTTCGAAATCAGAACTCCCGGAAGATTCATGAAGAACTTAGAAGAAATTCTGGCTCAGCACTTTATTACACACAGTCTGAGGACAATATCTATGAGGATATCATAT atCCCACCAAAGAAAATCCATATGAAGATATTCCAGTGCAGCCTTTGCCCATGTGGAGATCGCCTTCAACATGGAAGCTACCACCCCCTAAAAGTGCTTTCAAGGCACCCAAG CTTCCTTCCAAACCTCAGTTCCTTCACCGGAAGACTATGGAACTGAAGAGCTCACAAGTTTATTTACGGTCAAAGCTCACAAAGGATACCACGTTGCCTGTCACTTTAACTGAATGGAAGCTTTTCCGAGCTGGAGAAGTTgcaaacaggaaaaggaaaaatcttcCAAGG CTTGTATTGAAAATAGATGATATATTTGAATctaagagagggaagaagagggtaAAGTTACACCTTTACACTGGAAAAGATGTACCTCCCTTTAAAG GTGAAACCAGTGGGTACGAAAGTGATGCCGAATATCTGCCAAAGA GTCGCTACAAGCGCATAGCACAACTGCAGCAATCTTCCAAGAGGAATCCTCACTACCAGACCTTAGAGCGGGATCTAATTGAATTCCAGGAGCAGCAGCTATTTGAACTTTTTGTGGTGGTGTCTCTACAGAAGAAGCCATCAGAAATAAGCTACATTCCCCAGGTCATACAACAATTCCCTAGCACG gGTGATCATGGCATTAAGCAATCCAGAGACACTGAAGAGAGGCTCAAAGTTATCCCCaaattttgttttcctgattCAAAGGACTGGGTGCCGACCTCAGAACTCAAGAG tgaaacgTTCTCCTTTGTCTTAACTGGTGAAGATGGGAGCCGGTGGTTTGGTTACTGTAAGAAGCTCTTG cCAGAAGGCAAAGGAAAGCGACTCCCTGAGGTATACTGCATGGTCAGTCGCCTAGGCTGCTTCAACCTTTTTTCAAAG ATTCTGGATGAagtagagaagagaagagaaatgtcTCCAGCTTTGGTTTACCCATTTATGCGAAGTGTCATGGAAGCTCCTTTCCCAGCTCCTGGATGCACCATCACAGTAAAGAGCTACCTCCCTGGGGCTGGAGATGAG TCAATTGAACTGTGCCGACCACTGGACTCACGATTGGAACATGTTGATTTTGAATGTCTCTTTAAGTGCCTGAGTGTGTGCCATCTCATTCGGGTCTGTGCCTCTCTCCTTTTGGAGCGGAGGATAATCTTTGTTGCCAACAGCCTAAG CACCCTGTCAAAATGTGGCCATGCTGTGGTTGCCACACTGTATCCATTCACCTGGCAGCATACCTACATCCCAGTCCTGCCAGCATCTATGATCGACATTGTGTGCTCACCTACTCCATTCCTTATTGGAATCCTGTCTTGCTCCTTACCACAGCTCCAGGACCTACCCATTGAAGAG GTGCTGATAGTTGATCTCTGTGCAGACAAGTTCTTACAGGAG GTATCTGATGAAGATGAAATTCTACCACCTAAACTCCAAGCTGCCCTGATACAAATTTTGGAAGAACGAAATGAAATTTTGGCTCAGGAGCAGAAGTTTTTACAAG AAGATGTGACACTCAACTCTCTGGTGTCCGAAGCATTTGTCAGGTTTTTTGTTGAACTGGTGGGACATTATTCTTTGAGCATGACTGTCACTGAGCATGGGGAGCGTGTATTCCAAAGGGAGCCATTCCGTAAATCCCACACCTCCCGAAGTGTACGCCACTTCCTGGATCTCTTCATGGAAACTCAGATGTTTGCAGGATTCATCCAGGACCGAGAGCTTCGGAAAAGTGGGGTGAAAG